A window of Nicotiana tabacum cultivar K326 chromosome 24, ASM71507v2, whole genome shotgun sequence contains these coding sequences:
- the LOC107795062 gene encoding sugar transport protein 2-like yields MQAIPIILSDINVGKAPKWNFLAYNSIMLWGSTSTKAANMAECHNFRYGWRWSFASSGFLALPLLVLSFFLSETPRFLIKKWCMEEAKESLKMLNKCGAEVELQMLAGMMGNKGKKKRKKLSHSPLLLLNIVAQIFQQVLGLESLLFFGPLLLQSARYTYNASFVAPLITEAVRAGVAGLTYPSYRFFGRRMNLVSACIGMILAHVSLPGLFLLVGDYIFPLSQKSAYVGMAFAIPLISCYSMFSGPF; encoded by the exons ATGCAGGCGATTCCCATTATATTGAGTGATATCAATGTTGGAAAGGCACCAAAGTGGAATTTCCTTGCTTATAACTCCATAATGCTATGGGGAAGTACTAGTACCAAAGCAGCAAACATGGCAGAATGTCACAACTTCCGTTATGGTTGGAGATGGTCCTTTGCCAGTAGTGGATTTTTGGCTTTGCCACTTCTTGTACTGTCTTTCTTTCTTAGTGAGACCCCGAGGTTTCTCATTAAGAAATGGTGTATGGAGGAGGCAAAAGAGTCCCTTAAGATGTTGAATAAATGTGGAGCAGAAGTAGAGCTACAAATGTTGGCAGGCATGATGGGAAATAAAggcaagaagaaaagaaagaaattgtCACACTCGCCACTTTTACTACTTAACATAGTGGCTCAAATTTTCCAGCAAGTGTTGGGCTTAGAATCATTACTATTCTTTGGACCATTACTTCTACAGTCAGCTAGATACACCTATAATGCCTCATTCGTCGCTCCGCTCATTACCGAAGCTGTTCGAGCTGGAGTTGCTGGACTCACTTATCCGAGTTACAGGTTCTTCGGCCGACGGATGAATCTAGTCTCGGCATGCATAGGAATGATTTTAGCACAT GTTTCCTTGCCGGGTCTCTTCCTTTTGGTAGGAGACTATATCTTTCCACTGAGCCAAAAGAGTGCCTATGTTGGTATGGCATTTGCCATCCCCCTCATAAGCTGCTATTCAATGTTCTCGGGGCCTTTCTGA